In Homo sapiens chromosome 11, GRCh38.p14 Primary Assembly, one DNA window encodes the following:
- the MRGPRF gene encoding mas-related G-protein coupled receptor member F isoform X1, with product MAGNCSWEAHPGNRNKMCPGLSEAPELYSRGFLTIEQIAMLPPPAVMNYIFLLLCLCGLVGNGLVLWFFGFSIKRNPFSIYFLHLASADVGYLFSKAVFSILNTGGFLGTFADYIRSVCRVLGLCMFLTGVSLLPAVSAERCASVIFPAWYWRRRPKRLSAVVCALLWVLSLLVTCLHNYFCVFLGRGAPGAACRHMDIFLGILLFLLCCPLMVLPCLALILHVECRARRRQRSAKLNHVILAMVSVFLVSSIYLGIDWFLFWVFQIPAPFPEYVTDLCICINSSAKPIVYFLAGRDKSQRLWEPLRVVFQRALRDGAELGEAGGSTPNTVTMEMQCPPGNAS from the exons ATGGCTGGAAACTGCTCCTGGGAGGCCCATCCCGGCAACAGGAACAAG ATGTGCCCTGGCCTGAGCGAGGCCCCGGAACTCTACAGCCGGGGCTTCCTGACCATCGAGCAGATCGCGATGCTGCCGCCTCCGGCCGTCATGAACTACATCTTCCTGCTCCTCTGCCTGTGTGGCCTGGTGGGCAACGGGCTGGTCCTCTGGTTTTTCGGCTTCTCCATCAAGAGGAACCCCTTCTCCATCTACTTCCTGCACCTGGCCAGCGCCGATGTGGGCTACCTCTTCAGCAAGGCGGTGTTCTCCATCCTGAACACGGGGGGCTTCCTGGGCACGTTTGCCGACTACATCCGCAGCGTGTGCCGGGTCCTGGGGCTCTGCATGTTCCTTACCGGCGTGAGCCTCCTGCCGGCCGTCAGCGCCGAGCGCTGCGCCTCGGTCATCTTCCCCGCCTGGTACTGGCGCCGGCGGCCCAAGCGCCTGTCGGCCGTGGTGTGCGCCCTGCTGTGGGTCCTGTCCCTCCTGGTCACCTGCCTGCACAACTACTTCTGCGTGTTCCTGGGCCGCGGGGCCCCCGGCGCGGCCTGCAGGCACATGGACATCTTCCTGGGCATCCTCCTGTTCCTGCTCTGCTGCCCGCTCATGGTGCTGCCCTGCCTGGCCCTCATCCTGCACGTGGAGTGCCGGGCCCGACGGCGCCAGCGCTCTGCCAAGCTCAACCACGTCATCCTGGCCATGGTCTCCGTCTTCCTGGTGTCCTCCATCTACTTAGGGATCGACTGGTTCCTCTTCTGGGTCTTCCAGATCCCGGCCCCCTTCCCCGAGTACGTCACTGACCTGTGCATCTGCATCAACAGCAGCGCCAAGCCCATCGTCTACTTCCTGGCCGGGAGGGACAAGTCGCAGCGGCTGTGGGAGCCGCTCAGGGTGGTCTTCCAGCGGGCCCTGCGGGACGGCGCTGAGCTGGGGGAGGCCGGGGGCAGCACGCCCAACACAGTCACCATGGAGATGCAGTGTCCCCCGGGGAACGCCTCCTGA